A window from Chitinophaga filiformis encodes these proteins:
- a CDS encoding MauE/DoxX family redox-associated membrane protein, which produces MKTTTLVAWISYALFFLFMYASISKLIAFEYYLYDLTRSPLLKTYALTVAIAVPALEFITAALLVPGKTRVFGLASAVILLLLFTGYVLYVLSFTKDRPCTCGGIVRQLTWPQHLVFNLAFLLLAIAGFCLQHISFTLKNKYHEKV; this is translated from the coding sequence ATGAAAACAACTACCCTTGTGGCATGGATATCCTATGCTTTATTCTTTCTGTTTATGTATGCCAGCATCAGTAAGCTGATAGCGTTCGAATATTATCTGTACGATCTTACCAGGTCACCTTTATTAAAAACCTATGCGCTGACAGTAGCCATAGCTGTTCCTGCCTTGGAATTCATAACTGCAGCCTTACTGGTGCCTGGAAAAACACGTGTTTTTGGATTGGCAAGTGCAGTGATACTGCTGCTGCTGTTTACAGGCTATGTCTTGTATGTACTTTCGTTTACTAAAGATCGCCCGTGTACCTGCGGAGGCATCGTAAGACAGCTCACCTGGCCGCAGCACCTGGTTTTTAATCTGGCTTTTTTGCTCCTGGCCATTGCCGGGTTCTGTCTACAACATATTTCTTTTACCCTTAAAAACAAGTATCATGAAAAAGTCTAA
- a CDS encoding DUF6520 family protein, translating into MKKSKIILVAIVLLAAVGAAMATKARSFIGYINMGGVYSPVWVPFDCPQAGWGCVYTSNNMTYQIYTLSGIWFNPVRP; encoded by the coding sequence ATGAAAAAGTCTAAAATTATACTGGTGGCAATCGTTCTACTTGCCGCAGTTGGCGCGGCTATGGCTACAAAAGCCCGGTCCTTTATTGGCTATATCAATATGGGGGGCGTTTATTCTCCCGTATGGGTGCCTTTTGATTGTCCACAGGCTGGCTGGGGATGTGTGTATACGTCAAACAACATGACGTATCAAATCTATACGCTGTCAGGCATCTGGTTTAATCCTGTACGTCCATAA
- the ltrA gene encoding group II intron reverse transcriptase/maturase codes for MSKTKPFSISRRLVMVAYQKVKSNRGSAGVDEVSMNEFDKDYRNHLYKLWNKMSSGSYMPPPVKLVEIPKKGGGLRPLGIPTIQDRIAQTVVRGLLEPTLEPLFLNDSYGYRPGKSAVQAVEKAKKSCWKQSWVVDMDIKGFFDNIPHDLLMKAVRKHCDTKWILLYIERWLVAPLQLKDGTLVARTKGVPQGSVIGPLLANLYLHYTMDKWLSIEFPQCTLIRYADDAIITCWSQNEGQTVMKAVAKRLSECGLQMHASKTKLVFCKDSNRRFYKDYPNISFDFLGFTFMPRSAQNSIRGEWFTSFLPAVSRKAMKAMNEKMKEWEVLKKTTNTLQDIAREINPVVRGWIHYYGTFYKTKLKEFMHILNVKLQAWARRKYKRLRTGGMKTVKWLHQISVRRPKLFAHWELLNSKPTVGKSERHNGRLLRAVLTESQVVIPGFTY; via the coding sequence ATGAGCAAAACAAAACCGTTTAGTATCAGTCGAAGACTGGTAATGGTTGCCTATCAGAAAGTAAAATCAAACAGAGGTAGCGCAGGAGTGGATGAAGTAAGCATGAACGAGTTTGACAAAGATTACAGAAATCATCTGTACAAGCTTTGGAACAAAATGAGTTCAGGCTCTTACATGCCACCACCGGTGAAACTGGTTGAGATACCAAAGAAAGGAGGTGGACTAAGACCTCTTGGCATACCAACCATCCAAGACCGGATTGCCCAAACCGTAGTAAGAGGTTTACTCGAACCTACGCTTGAGCCACTGTTCTTAAATGACTCTTATGGTTACCGTCCAGGAAAATCTGCTGTACAAGCTGTAGAGAAAGCAAAGAAAAGTTGCTGGAAACAGTCTTGGGTAGTAGACATGGACATCAAAGGGTTCTTTGACAACATTCCACATGATCTGCTGATGAAAGCAGTCAGGAAGCATTGCGACACGAAGTGGATACTTCTATACATTGAAAGATGGTTAGTTGCTCCACTTCAACTAAAAGATGGAACACTAGTAGCAAGAACCAAAGGAGTTCCTCAAGGTTCTGTTATCGGGCCACTGCTTGCCAACCTTTATCTCCATTACACAATGGATAAATGGTTAAGCATTGAGTTCCCACAGTGTACTCTTATTCGCTATGCTGATGACGCTATCATAACATGCTGGTCACAGAATGAAGGCCAGACAGTGATGAAAGCAGTAGCTAAGAGGTTATCCGAATGTGGTCTTCAGATGCATGCATCGAAAACAAAGCTTGTCTTCTGCAAGGACAGTAACAGAAGGTTTTACAAGGACTATCCAAATATATCGTTCGATTTTCTTGGATTTACGTTTATGCCAAGAAGTGCACAGAACAGTATAAGAGGAGAATGGTTCACCAGCTTTCTACCCGCTGTGAGCAGAAAAGCGATGAAAGCGATGAATGAGAAGATGAAAGAGTGGGAAGTGTTGAAGAAGACAACAAATACGCTGCAGGATATTGCTCGTGAGATCAATCCTGTAGTTAGAGGATGGATCCATTACTATGGAACATTTTACAAAACAAAATTGAAAGAGTTTATGCACATTTTAAATGTCAAGCTCCAAGCATGGGCAAGACGAAAATACAAGAGACTTCGAACAGGAGGAATGAAGACAGTTAAATGGCTTCATCAAATCTCCGTGCGCAGACCAAAGTTGTTTGCACACTGGGAACTACTTAACTCGAAACCAACGGTAGGAAAATCGGAGCGGCATAACGGGAGACTGTTACGTGCCGTTCTAACAGAATCTCAGGTTGTGATACCTGGGTTTACTTACTGA